The DNA segment AGCCAATAATTGTGATACCCCCCCTGTCCCCAACTTGATGGAGAGGGATCACAAATTTGAATATTAGGTTTATTAAGAAGAATTTCCTTTAGATTTGTAAGCTTAATTGAATATTTTATAGATTTTCTAAGAATATTTTCAATAAATCTTGGTCCTTCATACCACCAATGTCCAAATAATTCAGCATCAAATGGAGCTATCAACAATGGATCAAATGATGATGATAAGGAAAGGTTCTTCAATTGTTTAGATCTTGATAAAAGATATTGATCAGAATGTTCTTCAATTTTTTTTATAGCTTCATCTTCTTTATAAAATTCTTTTTTGCCTAATGAGGCTTCATTGTTTGTAATCCTATAAAATTTTAATCCTAAAGGCCTGCTTGTTGTAATGCCTTTTTTTTGTAGTTCTGTGGAAGACAATTCCCAACCTAAGTCTTTATGATATTCTCTATAAACAGGGTCACCGGGGAATCCTTCTCTTGAAGACCACACTGGCAATGTTGATTCACTATCTCTACCAAAAAAAGCGACACCTTTCTTTGAACAAATAGGCGCATAAACTCCATACCTTGGCCTTGGAGATCCATTTAAAATACCATGACCATCTAAAACTGCATATCTTATCCCGCAATTACATAAAATCTCATCTAAATTCTCATAATAAGCGCACTCAGGTAACCAAATTCCTAAGGGTCTTGCTCCAAAAATAAGTTCATGATTTCTGATCGCAGTTTTTATTTGACCTAATACTGTCTCAGGGTTTTCTCTAAGAATTGGTAAATATCCATGAGTAGCTGCACATGTAAGGATATCTAAGTTACCAGTTATAAATAAATTTTTAAATCTCTCTACTAAATCTCCATTGCACTCTTCCCAATATAAATAATTGTTTTTTATATTCCTCATAAGAAATTCAGAGGCAGCTTGTTCTTCATGAGGCAAATCACTCAGAAATTCTATTCTTGTTTTAATCCATGACGAGAATTTTTTTTGAATTTGTTTATTTTTTAAAAGAGATAATAAGGTCGGAGATAAACTGAGAGTTAATTTTGTATTACAAGCATCTTGCTTTTTACTAGATTCCATGACTTTAAGCAATGGAATATAACATTCAAGGATTGCTTGGAATAACCAATCCTCTTCTAAGGAATTCTTTTCATTTTTCCTGACATACGGAAGATGAGCATGTAAAACTATTGCCAGTCTGCCTAAGTAATTTTTATTAGGGGAAGGCCCATTCATACTTTTTTATGACTTTAAAATATAAAAATTCACCTATAGGCAAATATTTAGCTATTTATTTTCAATCAAGAATACTTTATTTAATTAATATAAATACTTTTATTTATAATAATTTAACCAATAATGTATGAATATGATTTCTTTACTTTTAATTTAAAATTAATCCAAATCTAGTAATTTTTTTTTAATTGGCTTAATATGGATAAAGATACATTTAGTTAATGTCCAAAGATCCAGGCAGAATATTGATCTTTGATACAACTCTTAGAGATGGAGAACAATCTCCTGGCGCAAGTTTAAATCTTGAAGAGAAACTTGCAATTGCGCATCAACTTGCAAGATTAGGTGTAGATGTTATTGAAGCAGGTTTTCCTTTTGCAAGTCCTGGAGATTTCAAAGCAGTAAATAAAATTTCAGAAGTAGTTGGAGGAGAAAATGGTCCAATAATTTGTGGTTTAGCAAGGGCTTCTACAAGTGATATAAAAGCTTGTTACGAAGCCATAATTCCCGCTCCTAAAAAAAGAATACATACTTTCATAGCTACTAGCGATATCCACCTAAAACATAAACTCAGGAAATCAAGAAAAGATGTTCTTTCAATTGTTCCTGAAATGGTCAGTTATGCTAAATCATTAGTCGATGATATTGAATTTTCCTGTGAAGATGCATCAAGGAGTGATCCCGAATTCCTTTATGAAGTAATTCAACTAGCAATAACATCAGGTGCTACAACAATTAATATTCCTGACACTGTTGGCTTCACGACTCCGAGTGAATTTGGGAAGCTTATTTTTGATATTAATAAAAATGTTCCAAACATTGATGAGGCAGTTATTTCCGTTCATGGTCATAATGATTTAGGATTGGCAGTTGCAAATTTCCTAGAAGCAGCAAAAAATGGAGCAAGGCAACTTGAATGCACCATTAATGGTATAGGTGAGAGAGCTGGAAATGCATCACTAGAAGAATTAGTAATGGCATTACACGTAAGAAAAAGCTTTTTTAATAGTTTCTTTGGAAGAAGTTCAGATTCACCCACGCCTCTTACAGCAATAAGAACAGAAGAAATAACAAAAACTTCACGGTTAGTATCAAACTTAACTGGAATGAATGTTCAGCCCAATAAAGCTATTGTTGGAGCAAATGCTTTTGCTCATGAGTCAGGAATCCATCAGGATGGAGTACTAAAAAATAGGCTTACGTATGAAATTATTGATGCAAAAACTGTTGGTTTGAATGATAATAAAATCTCTTTAGGGAAACTTAGTGGTAGAAGTGCAGTTAGAGCAAGATTAGAAGAGATGGGATACGATTTAAGTAGGGAAGATTTGAATGATGCATTTGCTCGTTTCAAAGATCTAGCTGATAGAAAACGAGAAATTACTGATAGAGATTTAGAAGCTATCGTTAGTGAACAGGTTCAACTTCCTGAATCTAGGTTTCAACTAAGTCACGTTCAAGTTAGTTGTGGCAGTACATCTAAGCCTACAGCTACAGTTACTATATTAAATACAGAGACACATACTGAAGATACTTCTGTTGCCATAGGTACTGGACCTGTAGATGCGGTTTGCGAAGCAATAAATGAACTTGCTAAAGTTCCAAATGAATTAATTGAGTTTTCAGTTAAATCTGTGACGGAAGGTATAGATGCATTAGGTGAAGTTACCATAAGAATTAGGAATAAGAATAAAATATATTCAGGACATTCTGCAGATACAGACGTGGTTGTTGCAGCTGCAAATGCTTTTTTAAATGCTTTAAACAGGCTTATCTTTTCAGAAAAAAAAGAATGTATTCATCCCCAATTTGATAATTTAGAAAATTCTGAAAAAAAAGTATTTTCAAATCCCAAAAATTAAATTAATTTTGGGATTATTAACTTTAGCTAAAATCTCGTTACCAATAATGTAGATTAAAGGTCGAAGTTTAAATTTAGTCAAATAATGAGAGAAAGGGTATTTGGATATTGGACTCTTGCATGGGCCGGTTTGATCAGTAATATAATTGCTTTACCCATAATTGCTTTAATAATAAGTTATGGTCCCCCATTAAAAGTGGCTAATATTGCTATTGCTATAAGCCTTGGCTGGCCTTCAGCAATAGTTGGAATCGTTGCTTCTTCCGCTCTTTTGGCTGAGAAGAAATGGGGAATCACCTTGGCTTTAGTATCTCTTTCAATGATAATTTCTGGAACGATCCCATATTCTATTGTTCGATTAGTCAACTTTAAAGATCTTTTTGGAATAGGTGGATTAACACTTTTATCTGCTTTATTTGCCTTATTGGCTTTAATCTATTGGTGCAATCCAAGACACAGAAGAACTATTAGATTATAAATATTAGATTAGGAAAAAGTATTATTTTTGGTTGTTGGATATTGTATTCTTCTATGTCTAATTCTTTTCCAAACATTCAAAAAAGATTTTTTTATAAGGAAAATTTCTCCCTTTGATAAATTACTATCTACTAACTGGCCATCTATTTGTCTTGAATTAACTATTTTGGATATTGTTTCTAATGCCTTATGATCAGAAGCCTTTATGTCCATTGCCCTTAATGCTGCTTCACAACCATCTGCAAGCATCAATATAGCTGTTTCTTTAGATTGAGGGATCGGACCTTTATATCTAAAATCACTTTCCTTAATATTTAGTTTTTTTTCTTCCGCTTTATGAAGAAAATATCCCATTTTTAAAGTTCCTTGATGTTCAGGGATGAAATTAGCTATTGGTTTTGGTAATCTATTTTTTCTTGCAAACTTAAGACCTTCATCTACGTGAGCTTGAAGAACCTCCGCACTTTTTAAAGGATCATCTAATTCATCATGTGGGTTTTTTGATCCATCTTGATTCTCAATAAACCAATTTGGTGCATGTAATTTACCAACATCATGATATAAAGATCCAGTTTTAATTAGATCAATATCTCCACCTATCATTCTTGTCGCTTCTTCAGCTAAGCCACAAATCAACAAAGTATGTTCGAAAGTTCCTGGGGCTTCAATAGAAAGTCTTCTAATAAGTGGTTTCTCTTTATCAGCTAATTCCAATAATCTTGCTTTTGTTAACAATCCAAATATTGACTCAAAAATAGGAATAAATAATATAGTAATTAGCATGATTATTGCCAATAAAAAAGAATCCGAAAATATTTGGCCATTTGAAACAAAAAACTCTTGATTATCTACTAGAGAAGTTTTATCGTTTCCAATAAATAACCATTGAGCAATTAAAGCCCCTAGAGGAACAAATATTGATAATTGAAGTAACTGTGCTCGACTTCTTATTTTCCCTCCTAGAACAGAAACAATGCATGCGCAAATTAATGTTATAAGTAATAAATTACTATTAATTTCTATTACTGAATCAGGCCAGCTTAGACTTGCTATAGAGACCCATGCTAGAGCTGTTATGGTTCCCATTCCTTGAGAAATGATTAAAGAAGGAGGAACGATAATTGATAAAGGACTAATTCTATATACAAAGAGAGTTTTTATAGCTTGAACAATCAACAAAAGAGAAATAATTAAGAGGATTTGTCTGGAATTGATAGTTGGATTTTCTTTTCTAGAAATTATTATTAAAAAACCGCAGCTAACTAGAACCTCTAAGAAAGTTAGACCCCAAGAAAGAACAACTGAACTTTGCAAAAATGGGGCAAGAAGTATTTTATAAGAGGAAATAATGGAAATAACTATACATATTAAAAAAATTATTAACTTATCTATTGTTGAAATTTTACTAGGTTCTTTAGTAGGAACCTGACTTCTTTTCCAGTAGTAAATAATCTTTTTTAAAGTAGTTTTAAGGTTATGCACAGAATATGAAGAAATCTATTTGAATAATTTAAAATTATAGGCATGCTAGGTGTAAAAAGGAGAAGTTTTTCTAAATGTCATTAAAATTGGATGGTAAAAAATTATCTTTAGAAATTGAAGAAAAATTAAAAAAAGATATTGAATCTAATATAAATTCAACAAAAAGGCCTCCAGGTTTAGCTGTAATAAGAATTGGAGAAGATCCTGCTAGTGGCGTCTATGTTAAGAATAAAGAAAGAGCATGTGCAAGAGTTGGGATAAAGAGTTTTATTTTTCATTTGAAAGATACTATCGATCAAAAAGAAGTTGAACAATTAATAAATAAATTAAATCTTGATAATGATATTGACGGAATGCTACTGCAACTTCCCATACCAGATAAATTTGATGAGCAAAGATTGATAAGTTTAATCAATCCAGACAAAGATGTAGATGGATTAAATGAGAAAAATATTGGCAAATTAGTTAAAAATGAACCGGGGATGAGATCTTGTACACCAGCAGGGATAGTTAATTTATTAAGATCCCAAAATATTACAATTGAAGGAAAAAAAATTGTTGTTGTTGGAAGAAGCCTCTTGGTTGGGAAACCCCTATCTCTAATGTTGTTAAATCTAAATGGTACGGTAACAATAACTCATTCAAAGACTATAAATTTAAAGAAGATATGTAAGGAAGCGGATATATTAATTGCTGCCGCAGGAAAACCTAATCTTATAAACTCTAGTTATGTAAAAGATGGTGCTGTAATTATTGATGTGGGAATACATAGATTAACAAGTTCTGATAAAAGCCAAACTAAATTATGTGGAGATGTATTATTAGAAGATGTAATTCCCAAAGTTTATGCATACACACCGGTTCCTGGAGGTGTTGGACCAATGACGGTAACAATGTTACTAGTAAATACTATTTTTAGTTGGCAAAAGCAATTTGTTTTATTATCAAGGCTTAGTGACCTTTTGCCATAAAGTCCACGATGCAGAAAAAATTTACTCAATGTAAAAAATGACAGAAGTTATCGATAATATTTCAGATTTTGATAAATATCTAAAAGAGACAAAAAAAATCGTAGAAGAAGCTCTTGATTTATCCTTAGGTCCAGAAAATCCAGAAATACTTAGGGAATCAATGAGATATTCTCTCTTGGCTGGAGGTAAAAGAATACGTCCAATTTTATGTCTAGCGTCTTGTTCTTTAGCAGGAGGAGAACCATCTCTAGCTGTCCCTACAGCAGTGGCAATAGAAATGATTCATACCATGTCATTAATACATGATGATTTACCCGCTATGGACAATGATGACTTAAGAAGAGGAAGACCTACAAATCATAAAGTTTATGGAGATGCAATAGCTATACTTGCTGGAGATGCATTATTAACGAGAGCATTTGAAATGGTCTCATTAAGAAGCCCTGGTGTTGATCCAAATAGATTATTAAATGTAATTGGAGAACTTTCCCTTGTAGCAGGAGCGCCTGGACTTGTTGGAGGTCAAGTTGTTGATCTGGAATGTGAAGGAAAAGAAGTTGACTTAGAAACCCTCGAGTATATTCATCTTCATAAGACGGGTGCCTTACTAAAAGCTTGCGTGAGAACTGGTGCGATGATTGCAGGAGCTAATGATGAATTATTAAAAGCTCTAACCACATATGCAGAGGGAATAGGTTTGGCATTCCAAATAATAGATGACATACTTGATTTAACTTCAAGTAGTGAGAAACTCGGTAAAACAGCGGGTAAAGATCTTTTAGCAGATAAAACTACCTATCCAAAGTTACTTGGAATGGAAGAATCAAAGAAGAGAGCTTTTGATTTGGTTGATAAAGCAAAAAAAGCAATTGAGCCTTGGGGTTTAGATGCACAATATTTAATCTCCTTAGCTGATTTCATTACAAATAGAGATAGGTAAAAAGTATTAAATTTATGTCAGAATTTTTAGCTTTCTTAGATAATTCAGTTCTTTTCTGGAGTTTAATATCTTGTTTATTAGCTCAATTCTTTAAAATTATTTTTAATTTCTTTGCAACGGGAAAGTTTAGATTTGGAATCATGTTCGAAACTGGTGGGATGCCATCGAGTCATTCTGCTCTAATAACTGGAGCAACTTCAGGAATAGGTCTTCAATTAGGATTTGATAGCCCAATATTTGCATTGGCGATTGCAATTTCACTAATTGTTATGTATGACGCTAGTGGGGTTAGAAAATCAGCTGGAATTCAAGCTGCTGAAATTAATAAACTATCAAAAATACTAGATCCTAAATCGCAAGTTGATTTAAAAGAAGCTCTTGGTCATACAAAATCTGAAGTCATTGTAGGCAGTCTTCTAGGCCCACTAATTACATTACCAGGAATAGTATATATAGGTTCTCCTCTCCATATATTAGATTTGATAATAAATTAGGAATTCCTAGAATAATCATTTTGTGTAGCTTCTAGAAAGTTTCTTGCAGCTTCTGGGCAACTTGGTAAATGTAGGTGTATCCAACTTGCGTGTAATTTTTTATCTGACCAACCTTCATTTTTAAATTCAGTCTCCCACGATTTTATTTCCCATGGTGAAGTGAATTTGTTCTTATGCTTTGTTTTCTTTAAATCTACTTCTGATGAATAACTTTCAATTTCCCAATAATGAAATTCATGTCCTCTAATTGATTGATTTTTTTTAATAATTGGGGAATCTTTTAAACCTTTTATATATCTATACCCTACAGATAAATTACTTTTTTTTGATTTAAAAGGTAGTATTCCGCTCATTTTATGATTGTCACCATTTTCATCTTTTATAAAATCTCCTAAAATCATCATCCCACCACACTCTGCATAAATAAATCCTTTTTTTCGGAATTCCCTTAATGAATTTAAGCTTTTATCAGAATCACTTATGTGACTTGCATATTTTTCTGGAAAGCCTCCAGGAATAATTAAAGATGAAGCTTCCTGTGGAATTTCTTCATTATTATATATGCTCCATGAAAGTAGAGGTATTCCCATTTCATGAAGAAACTCCTTCGTTTCAGTGTATTGGAAATGAAAGATTCTATCTTCAGCTATTGCGATAGGTTTGTTTTTATCTATATTAAAATTTTTACCAAAAGATGTATTAAATATTTTTTCTGAAGGAGCTTTCAGAAATTTGATTAGAGAAAATACATCAAGGTTTTCTTGAGCGAAACTTGCAAAATAGTCAACATCAATTTTTCTAGCATCATCAAATGGAGAAACTAAACCTAAATTTGCTTTTCTAACAGTTATTTTTGAATCTGAGGGTAAAAATCCAAGAATTTCTATATCTTCATTTTTAAAAACTTCTCTAATTAAACTTTTATGTCTATCTGAATTGACGTTATTGAATATAATTCCTTTTATCGATAATCCTTTATCAAAATCTCTGAAACCTCTTAGGGTTGGTAAAAGAGAGGCCACTTGACCTCTTGCATTAACAATAAAAATTATTGGAGTATCAAGAAGCTTAGCAACATTTGCAGTACTTGAATATGAAGTCGCCCCTAACCCATCAAAAAGCCCCATTGCTCCTTCAATTAATGAAAATTCATATTTCATAGAATGCTTTAAGAAATTATTTCTAACCCATTCTTCACCGCTTAAAAAAATATCTAAATTCCTACAAATAGGTTGGCCAATTGAACTCATTTGTTGTTGATCAAGATAATCTGGCCCGATTTTAAAAGTTTGTATTTCTATACCTTTTGAAAAAGCCCAACAAGAAATTAACAGCGATAAAGTAGTTTTTCCACTATCAGTTGAAGGAGAAGATATTACACAAGACATTAAATTACTTTTATTTACAAAGACTATTAAATATTTGAACTGCAACCTTAATAGCATTTTCAAAAAGTGGGCTAGTATTTCCTCTACTACTCCCCAATAACTTACTAACATCAAATTCTGATGAAGAAAAATCATTTGGGACAACTTGTTCTATTAATTGCATATCAGCCATACCTCCGGCTTCAAGTCTCATACATTCAACAGATTCACATCCAAGAATTACACAAGTATTATTTTTTTGAACCTCACTAATTTTGGAAATCAACCTTAATCCAATGACTTGTCCCGAATGAATACTTGGATTACCTAAAGGTAAAGGGTTTATACATGTTGAAATTTTCTCACCATTGTCTCTTTTGAATTCTATTTTTATTAATCCTCCATGTTTATCTATTTTTGAAAATACCCATTCTAATTTGTCACTAATCCATGATATTAAAAATAACGCTTGAAGCAAATTACCTTCTGCAATATCTATGTCAATATCCGAAATATGATCTAATATAGGTCTCCTCGATGGAGGATCAAAAATCATTGCTAATGATTCACGCCAACTTTTAAGTCTTAACCAATTTAAATCATTAATAGCTTTATTTGACCTTATTGATTGATCAAGAATCTTTAAGCATCTATTAGGCGAGCCATTTGCAGTATCAACAATTAACCTTATACCATAGTCTGTAAAATAATTAAAAATTTCTGGGGATTCATCTAGGCTTCCATTCCACCATAACCAAGTAGGTAATTCTTTTATGGATAGTTCATCAATAATTTTCAATCCTTTCTTTTTTATAGAATTAGAATCCCCCCTTATAACAACCAAGTCACCACAAATAGGTTGATTTATAGCGTTATCACTTAGTGGGCAATAGGCAGATACAAAAGTTTTAATCTCTGATTCTTTATTAAAAGTTGGTGCTAGGGTAATTAATCTTCTAGGATTTAGAGTACTTATTGAGGATTCAAAGAATTGCCCTCTCAGGTCTTCATAATCATTATTTAAAGAATTATCCTTCAACGAAGTTAATAACTCTTCGCTTTTAATCGAAGTCGTATGAGGCAACCTTTTATCAACGATAACTTTCTTAGCAACTTTTATAATCTCTGGACTTAAAGTACCAGTGATTGGTCCATTTATTAAGCCTGATTGAACTAAGCATTGTTCAAGCCACGCAGGCTGCCAGACCATCAAAGTAAAAGTATTGGCTCCAGAATTATCTTCATCTTCAGAAATCCATAATTGATTTAAGTAATTAGATATTTCTTGAGGAGGAAGTTCTAGTGGGGTTTGAAGTGTTAATTGTGGTTTCATTATAAGGTTAGGGTCTGCGCCAGAAAATATTATCTTTAGAAAGTAATTGATCTGATTCAGGAGGCCCCCAAGTCATTGATTCGTATTTGTGAATAGGTAACTTCCAAGGAGCATTCTCCATTAACTCTATTAGTGGTGTATAAAGTTTCCAAGCAGCTTCTACCTCATCACTTCTTGTGAATAATGTTGGATCAGAAAGCATAGCATCAGCCAACAATCTTACATAACCTTCATCAGAAGGTTCTCCAAAAGATTCATCGTAAGAAAATTCCATCTCAACTGGTCTTGATTTCATCCCTGAACCGGGTGATTTGACTTCAAATTTAAAAGTAGCTCCTTCATTTGGCTGAATTCTAAGAATAAGCTGATTTGGAGATGGATTAATTATTGTTGATTCAAACAAGTGTACAGGAACATCTTTAAATGTTAATACAATCTCCCCAAGTCTTTTAGGTAGCCTTTTACCTGTTCTTAAGTAAAAAGGAACTCCTTGCCAACGCCAATTATCAATAAAAACTTTTGTGGCGATATAAGTTTCTGTTGTACTATTTAAATCCACTCCATTCTCGTCCCTGTAACCTTTAAGTCTTTTTAGACTATTTCCTCCTTTTGCATACTGCCCTCTTATACAGCAATTCCATGGTTGATTCTCATCAGCAAGTTTTGACGCTTGAAGAACTTTCGCTTTTTCATTCCTTATTGCCTCAGGTTCGAATTTACCTGGTGGCTCCATTGCAGTAACAGCAAGCATTTGAGTTAAATGATTTTGGAGCATATCTCTTAAAGCCCCAGAGCTTTCATAATAGCCAGCTCTATCTTCAACCCCAACTGTCTCTGATGATGTTATTTGAATACTTGAAATATAATTTCTATTCCATATGGGTTCAAAAATAGTATTAGCAAAGCGCATAACAAGTATGTTCTGAACAGTCTCTTTTCCTAAATAATGATCTATACGATATATCTGACTTTCATCTGCACAACTTTGAACAATTTTATTCAGTTTTTTTGCACTTGAATAATCTCTTCCAAAAGGTTTTTCAATAACGATTCGACTTTTCTTAGGGTCTTCCAATAATCCAGCAGACTTAAGGGCTTTACAGCCACTTCCGTAGAAGTTTGGAGATACTGATAAGTAGAAGGTCTTGTTTCCATGAGTAGCCTGTGATTTATCAATTTCATTTAATCTTTTGGAGAGCCTTACAACATGCTCACTTTGTTGTAGATCAACTGGCTCATAGAAAAGATAATTAGAAAAAAGTTCCCATTCTTTTTCATTACCAGTTATTTGATCACCCAATTTAGCTTTCATTTTCTCCTTAAACTCTTGATCAGTCCAAGTTCTTCTAGCACAACCAACTATGGCAAATTCACTTGGTATTCTTCTTTGTAAATACAGTTCAAATAAAGCAGGTATAAGTTTCCTATGAGTAAGATCTCCACTAGCACCAAAGATTATTAGACATTGTGGAGATATCACTCTTTCTTGACGTAATCCTAATCTAAGAGGATTACTTATAGTTTTTAGCATATTTTTATTAGTCTTATATAAATAAAATCGTCTTTTTTTAGCTAATTAGCTACATTTTGTGTCTAAACCAAAAAAGTCTTGAAATTATAATTTAAAACCTTTTAAGAAAAATTAATAGGTTTCTACGTGCCATCTGCCAGCTTTTTTAAGTTGTGGTCTCAACTCTGACCAATTCAAACCCTTTTCTGCTGCTGCTTTTGTCATAGCTTCATCTATCCCAGGTTCCATTCCTTTTAAACCACAAAGGTAGATATGAGTTTTTTCATCCTCAATCATATTAAAGATTTCATTAGCTGATTCTAAAACTCTATCTTGAATATACATTCTTCCACCTTTTGTATTTTGTTGTTCACGACTAATCGCTTTAGTATATTTAAAGTTATCTGGATAGTTTTCAAGATATCTTTGCAAATCTTCTTCGTATAGCAAGTTAGCTGATTTAGGAGCACCCATAAATAACCATGCTTTACCTTTGAAATTCCATTTATTTTTTTCCTTTTCTGTAGCTTCAAACATTCTTCTTAGATAAGCTCTCATAGGAGCTATACCTGTACCAGTAGCCAGCATTACTATGTTTGCATCCTCTTCTTCAGGGAGAAGCATTTCTTTCCCCACAGGACCTGTAATTTTCACCTTA comes from the Prochlorococcus marinus str. MIT 9515 genome and includes:
- a CDS encoding glucose-6-phosphate dehydrogenase assembly protein OpcA — protein: MKPQLTLQTPLELPPQEISNYLNQLWISEDEDNSGANTFTLMVWQPAWLEQCLVQSGLINGPITGTLSPEIIKVAKKVIVDKRLPHTTSIKSEELLTSLKDNSLNNDYEDLRGQFFESSISTLNPRRLITLAPTFNKESEIKTFVSAYCPLSDNAINQPICGDLVVIRGDSNSIKKKGLKIIDELSIKELPTWLWWNGSLDESPEIFNYFTDYGIRLIVDTANGSPNRCLKILDQSIRSNKAINDLNWLRLKSWRESLAMIFDPPSRRPILDHISDIDIDIAEGNLLQALFLISWISDKLEWVFSKIDKHGGLIKIEFKRDNGEKISTCINPLPLGNPSIHSGQVIGLRLISKISEVQKNNTCVILGCESVECMRLEAGGMADMQLIEQVVPNDFSSSEFDVSKLLGSSRGNTSPLFENAIKVAVQIFNSLCK
- the zwf gene encoding glucose-6-phosphate dehydrogenase, producing the protein MLKTISNPLRLGLRQERVISPQCLIIFGASGDLTHRKLIPALFELYLQRRIPSEFAIVGCARRTWTDQEFKEKMKAKLGDQITGNEKEWELFSNYLFYEPVDLQQSEHVVRLSKRLNEIDKSQATHGNKTFYLSVSPNFYGSGCKALKSAGLLEDPKKSRIVIEKPFGRDYSSAKKLNKIVQSCADESQIYRIDHYLGKETVQNILVMRFANTIFEPIWNRNYISSIQITSSETVGVEDRAGYYESSGALRDMLQNHLTQMLAVTAMEPPGKFEPEAIRNEKAKVLQASKLADENQPWNCCIRGQYAKGGNSLKRLKGYRDENGVDLNSTTETYIATKVFIDNWRWQGVPFYLRTGKRLPKRLGEIVLTFKDVPVHLFESTIINPSPNQLILRIQPNEGATFKFEVKSPGSGMKSRPVEMEFSYDESFGEPSDEGYVRLLADAMLSDPTLFTRSDEVEAAWKLYTPLIELMENAPWKLPIHKYESMTWGPPESDQLLSKDNIFWRRP